Proteins found in one Mucilaginibacter gracilis genomic segment:
- a CDS encoding LruC domain-containing protein: protein MKTKSLFIAVLFCAVNFSTAMAQTAPSFAAAQSFAVLGSSTITNTGGTIVTGNMGVSAGTAITGFLPGTLSGLKYSGAPSIAGPAQASATDVYLNLKAQTSLTTTNLTGKVLGETAGAITLSPGIYTFSSSAQLNATLTLDDSSNPNAVFIFQIGSTLTTASYAKVVMKSGGKGKNVFWQIGSSATIGTYTNFTGNILALASITMTTGATTTGKLFALTAAVTMDSNIVEGGDLTGAPQIVDADGDGVADNLDDYPNDATKAFNNYSTKGAGATVAFEDQWPAKGDFDMNDVVVLQKYNVITNAKNVVVQVIGYYTLLATGGNYGNGFSVQFPIPTASVSGLTGGTLEAGQDKAVVVLFTNMRSETSAWNTVPGATQGASKTYNITFNVANGPTLSAFGTDYNPFIVNMVGTSRREVHLAGKTPTILADQTVFGTLDDNTNIAAGRYYVTKTGLPYAISVPTTFNYPIEGTDISKAFTHFAEWATSGGVNYIDWYSNTAADYRNPSLIYSK, encoded by the coding sequence ATGAAAACAAAATCACTATTTATAGCCGTGCTTTTTTGTGCGGTGAATTTTAGCACAGCTATGGCCCAAACAGCACCATCGTTTGCGGCTGCCCAAAGTTTTGCAGTATTGGGTAGTTCAACAATTACCAATACAGGCGGCACCATAGTTACAGGTAACATGGGTGTTAGCGCAGGTACAGCAATTACCGGTTTTTTACCGGGTACACTTAGCGGGCTTAAATACTCGGGCGCACCATCAATAGCGGGCCCGGCACAAGCCAGCGCAACCGATGTATATTTAAATTTAAAAGCACAAACCAGCCTTACTACAACCAACCTTACTGGTAAAGTTTTAGGCGAAACAGCCGGTGCGATTACACTATCGCCAGGTATTTATACTTTTAGCTCGTCGGCACAATTAAATGCTACCCTTACTTTAGATGATAGCAGCAACCCTAACGCGGTATTCATCTTCCAGATAGGATCAACACTAACAACTGCAAGCTACGCCAAGGTAGTAATGAAAAGCGGTGGTAAGGGTAAAAATGTGTTTTGGCAAATAGGCTCATCGGCAACTATTGGTACTTATACCAATTTTACCGGTAACATACTGGCCCTTGCAAGTATTACCATGACTACCGGCGCAACAACTACCGGTAAGCTTTTTGCACTTACCGCTGCCGTAACCATGGACAGCAATATTGTTGAAGGCGGCGATTTAACCGGTGCCCCACAAATTGTAGACGCCGACGGCGATGGCGTTGCCGATAACCTTGACGATTACCCTAACGATGCAACCAAGGCATTTAACAATTACTCAACAAAAGGCGCAGGGGCAACCGTTGCGTTTGAAGATCAATGGCCCGCTAAAGGCGATTTTGATATGAATGATGTGGTAGTGCTTCAAAAATATAATGTAATAACTAATGCAAAAAATGTTGTTGTACAGGTTATTGGCTATTATACTTTGCTGGCTACGGGTGGCAACTATGGCAATGGCTTTAGCGTTCAGTTCCCGATACCAACTGCAAGTGTTAGTGGCTTAACAGGCGGTACATTAGAAGCCGGGCAGGATAAAGCCGTTGTGGTATTGTTCACCAATATGCGGTCGGAAACGTCGGCCTGGAATACTGTACCCGGCGCAACGCAAGGTGCTTCAAAAACCTATAATATAACTTTTAATGTTGCCAACGGCCCAACTTTAAGTGCTTTTGGAACAGACTATAATCCCTTTATAGTTAACATGGTTGGTACATCGCGCCGCGAAGTGCATTTGGCTGGTAAAACACCCACCATTTTGGCCGACCAAACTGTATTTGGAACATTAGATGATAATACCAATATAGCCGCAGGCAGGTATTATGTTACCAAAACAGGTTTGCCTTACGCCATTAGTGTACCTACAACATTTAACTACCCTATAGAAGGAACGGACATTAGTAAAGCATTTACTCATTTTGCCGAATGGGCAACATCCGGCGGTGTAAATTACATTGACTGGTATAGCAACACAGCAGCAGATTACAGAAATCCGTCTTTAATTTACAGCAAGTAA
- a CDS encoding CBS domain-containing protein, with protein MKKIRNILENKGHQVYSVTPETSVYDALQIMMEKNISSLLIMENEILEGIFTERDYARKLVLMGRSSKETRIADIMTANLLTITPSETIDHCMEVMSTYKIRHLPVIDNNRVTGMVSIGDVVKFIIEDQKRTIQQLESYIAS; from the coding sequence ATGAAGAAGATCAGGAACATTCTCGAAAACAAAGGCCACCAGGTTTACTCCGTTACTCCCGAAACTTCGGTTTATGATGCCTTACAGATCATGATGGAAAAAAACATCAGTTCGCTGCTCATCATGGAAAATGAAATATTAGAAGGTATTTTTACCGAACGTGATTATGCCCGCAAATTGGTGTTAATGGGCCGGTCGTCAAAAGAAACCCGCATTGCCGATATTATGACGGCTAACCTGCTCACCATAACACCATCCGAAACCATAGATCATTGCATGGAAGTAATGAGTACTTATAAAATACGCCATTTACCGGTTATTGATAACAACAGGGTAACGGGCATGGTATCAATAGGCGATGTAGTTAAATTTATTATCGAAGATCAAAAACGAACCATCCAGCAATTAGAAAGTTACATAGCAAGCTAA
- a CDS encoding TIGR01777 family oxidoreductase, whose product MNHILITGGSGLLGQKLTTELLNRGYSVSHLSRHTGTHPNVKTFLWDVKNNIIDVNCIRGVDVIIHLAGEGIADGKWTHQRKKDIINSRTKSIALVYSLLKTKPHKVKSVISASGVGYYGDSGDILVTEDSQPSKSFLGECCVKWEKAVDKGTEFELRIVKFRTGVVLTTQGGALAKMAAPVKYGFGAVLGSGKQWVPWIHIEDAVNMYILAVENEMIKGVYNMVAPLPVTNYQLTLAIAKQLERPLWLPHVPAFALNLFLGEMAVLVLGSNKVAANKIEKAGFTFKYLTVEDALEEIYG is encoded by the coding sequence ATGAACCACATCTTGATAACCGGTGGTAGCGGCCTGCTGGGCCAAAAGCTAACCACCGAACTTTTAAACAGGGGCTACAGCGTTAGCCACCTCAGTAGGCACACGGGTACCCATCCCAATGTAAAAACCTTTTTGTGGGATGTAAAAAACAACATTATTGATGTAAACTGCATCCGGGGGGTAGATGTGATTATACACCTTGCCGGCGAAGGTATTGCTGATGGAAAATGGACCCATCAGCGAAAAAAAGATATTATCAACAGTCGTACAAAATCAATAGCACTGGTGTATAGTTTACTTAAAACTAAGCCGCACAAGGTTAAAAGTGTAATATCGGCATCGGGTGTGGGTTATTATGGCGATAGCGGCGATATTTTGGTAACCGAAGATAGCCAGCCCAGCAAAAGCTTTTTAGGCGAATGCTGCGTAAAATGGGAAAAAGCGGTTGACAAAGGCACCGAATTTGAATTGCGCATCGTAAAATTTCGTACCGGCGTTGTTTTAACTACTCAAGGTGGCGCACTGGCTAAAATGGCAGCACCCGTTAAATATGGGTTTGGAGCCGTTTTAGGCAGCGGCAAACAATGGGTACCGTGGATACATATTGAGGACGCCGTTAATATGTATATTTTGGCGGTAGAAAACGAAATGATTAAAGGCGTTTACAACATGGTTGCCCCGCTGCCGGTTACCAATTACCAGTTAACCCTGGCAATAGCCAAACAACTTGAAAGGCCGCTTTGGCTGCCCCACGTACCAGCTTTTGCGCTCAACCTGTTTTTAGGCGAAATGGCAGTACTTGTTTTAGGCAGTAACAAGGTAGCTGCTAATAAAATTGAAAAAGCAGGATTTACCTTTAAATATTTAACCGTAGAGGATGCCCTGGAAGAAATATATGGATAA